CTTGCCATTCGTGTCGGCTTGGGAGGGCGCGTTCTTAAGGGTTGTTGCCGTGCCGCTCGCGTCCCGCGGTCAGCGGATCTTGCGGACGTTCGTGATGTTGAACCCGTCGTCGTCGATCTCCGTCTCGAACTGGACGATGTTTTCCTCCTCCAATCGGGAGAGGACGCCGCGGAACGACTGGACGATCATCGAGCGGTCCCGCTCGCTGCCGCCGCTCTCCCACTTGAACCGGATCGTCCCGTCGGCGGCGTCGTTGAGCCGGCCGAGCTGGGTGTCGGTCAGCGCCTCGACGTTGACGTGCAACAGGATGAGCCCGCCCCAGGCCTGGGAGGCCTTCTTCAGCCCCTTCATCAGCATCGTGATGTCCGACCAGTCCATGCTGTCGCTGGCCGCGCTGATGAGGTCGGTGACGGAGTCGACGAGGACGAGGTTGCCGGCCGCGTGCTCGTTCAGGTAGTCGCCCATCGCGTCGAGCACGTCCCGGCGGTCGTGGCGGTCACCGAGCGACGTGATGTCGCCGGTTCGCTGGGTGTACCACTCGGTCGGCACCGGGGAGAGCTGGAAGTACTCGGGCGAGAGGTCCGCAAAGCGGATCGGGTCGGCGACCGCGTCGACGATGTCGCCGTCCATGGTGAACTCCATCTCGTCGACGATCGCCGGCTGGTCGCTGGTGAAAGAGAGGTAGTGGATCGACCCCGGCACGGTCGAGTTCTCATGGAGCGAGCCGTAGTAGAGGTCGAACAGTTCCGGCTCGGCCTCGACGAGCGCATTCATCGCCGCGCTCGTGTAGAGGAACTCCCGCGCCCCCGCTCCGATGTCGCCCGCCAGGAGGACGACGCTCCCCGGCGGCGCGCCCCCGTTTATCATCGAGTCGAGCCGCGAGACCCCGAAGGGGATGCGGTCCATGGCAAACCCGTTCGGGCGGACTCGCTTACGCTTTACGGGCGCTCGCCGACGGGGTCGCCCGTCACGCCCCCGCGAACCGTCGCGCCCTCGTTGCGGACCCGCGCGACCAGTACGTCGCCGTCGACGCCGGCCGCTCGGAGCGCGTCGCGGGCCGACTCGCACGCCGCGTCGACGCCTGTGGCGTCCGTCACACCGTACACCGTCGGCCCCCAGGAGGACTGGCCCGCCCCCGCCACCGCCGGGCAGTCGGACAGCCGCTCGACCACCGTGCCGACCGGCGGCCGGTAGACGCCGCCCTGCGCGTCGGCGTACCAGGCCCCGTTGAGGCGGCCGACCTCCGCGACCGCGTCGCCGAAGGCGGACAGCCGCCCCTCCGCTGCCGCCGGGAGCAGCCGCCGCGAGACGACGCCGCTTATCTCGTCGGCGACGGCGGGGTCGGCCCGCTCGACCACCGCCCGCATGCTCGACTCTTCCTCGTCGCCGCTCCGGCCGGGGTCCGCGTCCGGGAGCGCGAGGACGAACCGCCAGTCTTCCGGGAGTTCGTGGCGCGCGACGACCGCGGGCACCTGCCACTCGCCGTCCGCCGGGCGGTCCGTCGTGAACCGCGCCGTCGGGTGGCCGGCGTCGACGACGAACCCGCCCTGCTCGAACCCGGCGACGCCGACGCCGCTCCGCCCGGCCCGGCCGAGTTTGGGAGCTGCGTCCCGGACGTCCGGGTCGATCCCGTTCGCCCGCGCGACGGCCGCGTAGACGGCCAGCGCCAGTTGTGTGCCGCTGCCGAGGCCGACGTGGCGCGGGAGCCGCTGTTCGACGGTCACCGCCGCGCCCGGGACGTTCAGCAGTACGGCGGCGCGCTCGGCGTACTCGCGGGCCGCATCGTCGGTCGCGCTCACCGCGTCGGCGGGCGTCGCCTCGACCCGGAGCCGCGGCGCGGTCAGCGCGACGCCGACGCTCCCGTACAGCCGCTCGTGGGCCAGCGAGAGGTTGCCGAAGCCGAAGTGAAGCCGCGCCGCCGTTTCGACAGTCGCCATTGCCGGCCGTTCGGGGGGGAGGGGGTTTTCGGTTTCGGCCATGGCAACGCTGGCTGGTCCTCCAGCCGTTCCGCGACCCCCTTCCAGCGTGTCGGCGCACACGTTCGGGCGGGGGCAACGCTTGTCCCCGAGCCGACCCCTTAAGCCGCCGCGTCGCAATTGCCGCGTATGAACAAGGAGCAAGCGAAACGCGGGGACGACGCGGACGGGGCTCCCGGCGACGGGGGCAAGGATCCCGACCTGCGCAGCGCCGAGGTCACCGAGGGCACCGAACACGCGCCCCACCGCGCCATGTTCCGCGCGATGGGGTACGACGACGCGGACCTGTCGTCGCCGATGGTCGGCGTCGCCAACCCCGCCGCCGACATCACGCCGTGTAACGTCCACCTCGATGACCTCGCCGAAGCCGCCTACGACGGCGTCGACGAGGCCGAGGGGATGCCCATCGAGTTCGGCACGATCACTATCTCCGACGCCATCTCGATGGGAACCGAGGGGATGAAGGCGTCGCTGATCTCGCGTGAGGTCATCGCGGACAGCGTCGAACTCGTCGCCTTCGGCGAGCGCATGGACGGGCTAGTCACGATCGGCGGCTGCGACAAGAACATGCCCGGGATGATGATGGCCGCCATCCGGACGGACCTGCCGTCCGTGTTCCTCTACGGCGGCTCGATCATGCCCGGCGAGCACAACGGGCGCGAGGTCACCATCCAGAACGTGTTCGAGGGCGTCGGGGCCGTCGCCGAGGGCGAGATGTCCGAGGACGAACTCGACGACCTCGAACGCAACGCCTGCCCCGGAGCCGGCTCCTGCGGCGGGATGTTCACCGCGAACACCATGTCCTCCATCGCTGAGGCGCTGGGCTTCTCGCCGCTCGGTGCAGCGTCGCCGCCCGCCGAGGCCGACTCCCGTTACGAGGAGGCCGAGCGCGCCGGCGAACTCGCCGTGCAGGTCGTGCAGGACCGGCACCGGCCGTCCGATTTCCTCTCGAAGGCGTCCTTCGAGAACGCCATCGCGCTGCAGGTCGCTATCGGCGGCTCGACCAATGCGGTCCTCCATCTGTTGGCGATGGCCGCCGAGGCCGGCGTCGACCTGGATATCGAGGATTTCAACCGCATCAGCGAGCGGACGCCCAAGATCGCCGACCTCCAGCCCGGCGGCGAGCGCGTGATGAAGGACCTCCACGACGTGGGCGGCGTCCCGGTCGTCCTCCGGGAGCTCCACGACGCCGGCCTGCTCCACGGCGACGCGCTGACGGTCACCGGCGACACGCTCGCCGAGGCCATCGAGCAGCGGGACCCGCCCGCGGTCGCCGACCTCGACGCCGACTTCCTGCACACCGTCGACGACCCCATCCACGAGCGCGGGGCCATCCGCATCCTGACGGGCAACCTCGCGCCCGGCGGCGCGGTCATCAAGATCACCGGCGAGGACCACCTCCACCACGAGGGCCCCGTCCGGGTGTTCGAGGACGAGGAGAACGCGATGAAGTACGTGCAGGAGGGCAACGTCGAGTCGGGCGACGCCATCGCCATCCGCAACGAGGGGCCACGCGGCGGGCCTGGGATGCGCGAGATGCTCGGCGTCACCTCCGCCGTCGCCGGCCAGGGCCACGCCGACGACGTGGCGCTGCTCACCGACGGCCGGTTCTCGGGCGCGACCCGCGGGTTCTCCATCGGCCACGTCGCCCCCGAAGCCGCCGCCGGCGGCCCCATCGCGGCGCTTGAGGACGGCGACCGGATCACAATCGACATCGACGACCTCGAACTCTCGGTGGACCTCTCCGACGATGAGATCGAGGCACGGCTCGATGGCTACGACCACGAACCGACCTACGAGAGCGGCGTGCTGGCGAAATACGGGGCGGCGTTCGACTCCGCCGCCAACGGCGCGGTGACCAACCCCGCCGCGAAGCGGGAGTAAGCTGCTCACGGGCGCTCTCCCCCTGTTTTCCACGACCCGCCGTAGTTTAGCGGAGAAGAGTACTTACAAGAGCGCGGCGGTGGCACTGTCGGGTATGGAACGGCAGGAGACGCTCCAGCAGATGCAGGACAGCGGCGTCGTCGCGGTCATGCGCGGCGCGGACGCGGACGCGGTCGTCGACATCGCCCACGCGCTCCGTGAGGGCGGCGTCACGGCGCTCGAACTGACCGCCGACACGCCCGGTGTGATGGGCCTCATCGAGGACGTGGTCGACGCGCTCGACGACACCGAGGTCGTGGTCGGTGCGGGTACCGTCCTCGATTCGGAGACTGCGCGGGCCGCCAGCCTCGCCGGCGCGGAGTTCGTCGTCTCGCCGAGCTTTCACGAGGACGTGGTCGAGACGTGCAACCGCTACGGCGTCCCCGTCGCACCCGGCGTCGCCACCCCGACCGAGGCCATCGAGGCGTACCAGGCCGGCGCGGACATGGTGAAGCTGTTCCCCGCCTCGGATCTCGGCCCGGGCTACCTCTCCAGCATCAAGGGACCCCTCGGGCAGGTGCCGATCATGCCGACCGGCGGCGTCGGCCCGGACAACGCCGGCGAGTTCATCGAGGCCGGTGCCGAATGCGTCGGCGCGGGCGGCGCACTGGTCGACCACGACGCCGTCGAACGCGGCGACTTCGAGACCATCACCGAGAACGCTCGGGCGATGGTCGAGGCCGTCGAGAACGCCCGGTAAGCGTCGCGGCCGTCCGGTTCAAATACTTTAGGCGCTACAGGAATGCCCGTCGGTCGACTACCACGATCCGTTGTGAACGAGTTCCCCTGCCCGGAGTGTGCCGACGGCGTCGGCGACCGGATCTCCCGGGAGCGAACCGCCGACGGCATAAAGACGCTGTTCAGATGCGCGAACTGTGACCACTCCTGGGAAGTGATATTCTAACCGGGTTCGGTTCGTGGATCCGGCACTCTGAAATATCGGAACTCCGTTCATCGGGACGATGTTCACGATCAGTGCCGCGAAACGGCTCTTCGCCCTCACGGCGGTCCTGTTCCCGTTCGACGTGTTCTGGTACGGGAACGGGATCGGGTGGGGAGCACACTCGGCCTTCGGGCGGTACGTCGACACCGTCCTCGGGTCGCAGTTCCTGCTGCCACAGGAGCTGTTCGAACTGCGGGACGGGTTCGGAACCGTGGGCCGGATCGCCATGTACGCGTGGCTCGTCGCGTCCGCAGTCGCGTTGCTCGCGACTCTGTATCTCCTCGTGACGTGGGTCGTCGACTCGCCGCTGCCCGAACGGCGCAGCGACCGCGCGGTCGGCGCGGCGTTTCTCGCCGCCGGCGGACTGTTCCTGCTCAGCCGGCTGCTGGTGTACGGTAACATCCTTATCGGCTCGTCAGGGGGACTGAACTGGTACTCCGTCCCGGTCGGCGCGGTGTACATGCTGTTCGTCGGCCTCGTGTTCTACCGCGACCTGTTCCAGTTCGGCATGGACACCGGCGGCGACTCGACGGCGTCGGCGAACGGGGGATAGGCGTCCCGGGAGTCTCAGATGGTCGAGACTACCGAGAATGGAAAGCGATTGAATTTCGAGTGGGACCGCCGTGATTCGAACACGGGTCCAACGCACCCCATGCGCAGAGGATACCACTACCCCACGGTCCCGCGAGTGAAGCGAGGACCGTCGTACAATTAAGCGCTTCGTTTCAACCCCGCCACCGGAGGGCGGTCGCCGCCCAG
This sequence is a window from Halostella salina. Protein-coding genes within it:
- a CDS encoding RAD55 family ATPase, with translation MDRIPFGVSRLDSMINGGAPPGSVVLLAGDIGAGAREFLYTSAAMNALVEAEPELFDLYYGSLHENSTVPGSIHYLSFTSDQPAIVDEMEFTMDGDIVDAVADPIRFADLSPEYFQLSPVPTEWYTQRTGDITSLGDRHDRRDVLDAMGDYLNEHAAGNLVLVDSVTDLISAASDSMDWSDITMLMKGLKKASQAWGGLILLHVNVEALTDTQLGRLNDAADGTIRFKWESGGSERDRSMIVQSFRGVLSRLEEENIVQFETEIDDDGFNITNVRKIR
- a CDS encoding beta-ribofuranosylaminobenzene 5'-phosphate synthase family protein, with protein sequence MATVETAARLHFGFGNLSLAHERLYGSVGVALTAPRLRVEATPADAVSATDDAAREYAERAAVLLNVPGAAVTVEQRLPRHVGLGSGTQLALAVYAAVARANGIDPDVRDAAPKLGRAGRSGVGVAGFEQGGFVVDAGHPTARFTTDRPADGEWQVPAVVARHELPEDWRFVLALPDADPGRSGDEEESSMRAVVERADPAVADEISGVVSRRLLPAAAEGRLSAFGDAVAEVGRLNGAWYADAQGGVYRPPVGTVVERLSDCPAVAGAGQSSWGPTVYGVTDATGVDAACESARDALRAAGVDGDVLVARVRNEGATVRGGVTGDPVGERP
- the ilvD gene encoding dihydroxy-acid dehydratase, with protein sequence MNKEQAKRGDDADGAPGDGGKDPDLRSAEVTEGTEHAPHRAMFRAMGYDDADLSSPMVGVANPAADITPCNVHLDDLAEAAYDGVDEAEGMPIEFGTITISDAISMGTEGMKASLISREVIADSVELVAFGERMDGLVTIGGCDKNMPGMMMAAIRTDLPSVFLYGGSIMPGEHNGREVTIQNVFEGVGAVAEGEMSEDELDDLERNACPGAGSCGGMFTANTMSSIAEALGFSPLGAASPPAEADSRYEEAERAGELAVQVVQDRHRPSDFLSKASFENAIALQVAIGGSTNAVLHLLAMAAEAGVDLDIEDFNRISERTPKIADLQPGGERVMKDLHDVGGVPVVLRELHDAGLLHGDALTVTGDTLAEAIEQRDPPAVADLDADFLHTVDDPIHERGAIRILTGNLAPGGAVIKITGEDHLHHEGPVRVFEDEENAMKYVQEGNVESGDAIAIRNEGPRGGPGMREMLGVTSAVAGQGHADDVALLTDGRFSGATRGFSIGHVAPEAAAGGPIAALEDGDRITIDIDDLELSVDLSDDEIEARLDGYDHEPTYESGVLAKYGAAFDSAANGAVTNPAAKRE
- a CDS encoding bifunctional 4-hydroxy-2-oxoglutarate aldolase/2-dehydro-3-deoxy-phosphogluconate aldolase, which codes for MERQETLQQMQDSGVVAVMRGADADAVVDIAHALREGGVTALELTADTPGVMGLIEDVVDALDDTEVVVGAGTVLDSETARAASLAGAEFVVSPSFHEDVVETCNRYGVPVAPGVATPTEAIEAYQAGADMVKLFPASDLGPGYLSSIKGPLGQVPIMPTGGVGPDNAGEFIEAGAECVGAGGALVDHDAVERGDFETITENARAMVEAVENAR